The following are encoded together in the Triticum dicoccoides isolate Atlit2015 ecotype Zavitan chromosome 6B, WEW_v2.0, whole genome shotgun sequence genome:
- the LOC119326390 gene encoding prohibitin-3, mitochondrial-like, translating into MAGGGQAAVSFLTKVAKVAAGLGLTASAVSTSLYTVDGGQRAVIFDRFQGVLPEVVSEGTHFLVPWLQKPFLFDIRTRPHSFSSTSGTKDLQMVSLTLRVLARPDVERLPEIFTNLGLDYDDKVLPSIGNEVLKAVVAQFNADQLLTDRPHVSALVREALVRRAGEFNIVLDDVAITHLAYGNDFAQAVEKKQVAQQEAERSRFLVVRAEQERRAAIVRAEGESDSARLISDATALVGNGLIELRRIEAAKEIAGVIARSTNVSYIPSGNNGQMLLGLSSAR; encoded by the coding sequence ATGGCTGGCGGCGGGCAAGCAGCGGTCTCGTTCCTGACGAAGGTCGCAAAGGTGGCTGCCGGGTTGGGCTTGACGGCATCTGCCGTCTCCACGTCCCTCTACACGGTGGACGGCGGCCAACGGGCGGTCATCTTCGACCGCTTCCAGGGCGTTCTCCCGGAGGTCGTCTCGGAGGGCACCCACTTCCTCGTCCCCTGGCTCCAGAAGCCCTTCCTCTTCGACATCCGCACGCGCCCGCACAGCTTCTCCTCCACCTCCGGAACCAAGGATCTGCAGATGGTCAGCCTCACGCTCCGCGTCCTCGCCCGCCCCGATGTGGAACGCCTTCCTGAAATCTTCACCAACCTCGGCCTCGACTATGACGACAAGGTGCTCCCCTCCATCGGCAACGAGGTGCTCAAGGCCGTCGTCGCCCAGTTCAACGCAGACCAGCTCCTCACCGATCGTCCCCACGTCTCTGCCCTCGTCCgtgaagccctcgtccgccgcgccGGCGAGTTCAACATCGTGCTCGATGACGTCGCCATCACCCACCTCGCCTACGGGAACGACTTCGCCCAGGCCGTTGAGAAGAAGCAGGTCGCACAGCAGGAGGCTGAGCGCTCCAGGTTCCTCGTTGTGCGTGCAGAGCAGGAGAGGCGTGCTGCTATTGTTCGCGCGGAGGGAGAGAGTGACTCCGCACGGCTCATCTCAGATGCCACCGCTCTTGTAGGCAATGGCCTGATCGAGCTCAGGAGGATCGAGGCTGCTAAGGAGATAGCTGGGGTGATTGCGCGCTCAACCAATGTTTCCTACATCCCTTCCGGCAACAACGGCCAGATGCTGCTTGGGCTCAGCAGTGCCCGCTGA